A window of Malania oleifera isolate guangnan ecotype guangnan chromosome 5, ASM2987363v1, whole genome shotgun sequence contains these coding sequences:
- the LOC131155833 gene encoding proline-rich receptor-like protein kinase PERK4 encodes MGKLEMAAYPGNHDSRSSVSGSYNSHLSSTRHGQLPAGNQKRPFPLLPVRILLVAFPSQLEVRLQLSIIMESFFESVTPDSPPDSSSSSSSSSSSSSASSSSSSSSPPPPSSSSSPPPPSSSSSSVPPPSPQTPSSSPPPATPPPKASPPPASPPPTNASPPPPSPSDSDSSPPPPDSSTSPPPPQSSNVPPPPNNSNSPPPAVSHGHNSSSPSSSSSESLPLIIGVAAGGGFLLLVMIAIVFACVSRSKKKRRPHDQMQYYRDHSQGAKGALSSEYYNSSQHMDHIVKIPPPPGGAWSSGPPTHTMSSGERSSNYSGPYHPPLPPPHPTVALGFNKSTFTYDELAAATGGFSQSNMLGQGGFGYVHKGVLPTGKDIAVKSLKSGSGQGEREFQAEVEIISRVHHRHLVSLVGYCIAGSQRLLIYEFVPNNTLEFHLHGKGRPTMDWPTRLRIALGSARGLAYLHEDCHPRIIHRDIKAANILLDYNFEAKVADFGLAKLSTDTNTHVSTRVMGTFGYLAPEYAASGKLTEKSDVFSFGVMLLEMITGKRPVDPTDDDMDDCLVEWARPLLLRAMEDGNYSGVVDPRLENNYDTHEMGCMIGCASAAIRHSARRRPKMSQIVRALEGDVSLDDLHEGVKPGHSAFFGSNGSGDFDANGYNAEMRKLRNAGISSQEFTSSEYGRSGEQTRFSPSMNSKEMSLNGGQRHII; translated from the exons CGTCCTTTCCCTCTCTTGCCTGTGAGGATCCTCCTAGTTGCCTTCCCCTCGCag TTAGAAGTACGCCTCCAACTCTCAATCATAATGGAATCATTCTTTGAGAGTGTAACCCCGGATTCTCCCCCTGACTCATCATCGTCATCGTCATCGTCATCCTCTTCTTCCTccgcatcatcatcatcatcatcatcatcaccaccaccaccatcatcGTCATcttcaccaccaccaccatcatcGTCGTCGTCATCGGTGCCGCCTCCATCTCCACAAACGCCATCCTCATCGCCACCACCGGCAACACCACCGCCCAAAGCCTCGCCGCCACCGGCCTCCCCGCCCCCAACGAATGCATCTCCTCCGCCACCTTCGCCCTCGGATTCGGACTCTTCACCTCCACCGCCAGATTCCTCAACGTCCCCACCCCCTCCCCAGTCATCGAATGTGCCACCTCCTCCAAATAATTCCAACTCTCC CCCACCGGCAGTGTCTCACGGTCATAATAGTTCTTCGCCATCATCGTCGTCATCGGAATCATTACCACTCATAATAGGAGTTGCGGCTGGTGGAGGATTCCTATTGCTTGTGATGATAGCCATAGTCTTCGCATGTGTTTCTCGATCAAAGAAAAAGAGAAGGCCTCACGATCAGATGCAATACTACAGGGATCATTCCCAAGGAGCAAAAGGTGCTTTAT CTAGCGAATATTACAACAGTTCCCAACACATGGACCACATCGTAAAGATTCCGCCGCCGCCAGGCGGAGCCTGGTCGTCGGGGCCGCCGACGCACACGATGAGCAGCGGCGAGCGAAGCTCCAACTACTCGGGCCCCTACCACCCGCCGTTGCCGCCGCCGCACCCGACCGTCGCTCTGGGCTTCAACAAGAGCACCTTCACGTACGACGAGCTCGCGGCGGCAACCGGCGGATTCTCGCAGTCGAATATGCTGGGGCAGGGCGGGTTTGGGTACGTCCACAAGGGGGTGCTACCCACGGGCAAGGATATCGCAGTGAAGAGCTTGAAATCGGGCAGTGGGCAGGGGGAGAGAGAGTTCCAGGCGGAGGTGGAGATCATCAGCCGCGTCCACCACCGCCACCTCGTGTCGTTGGTGGGGTATTGCATCGCCGGAAGCCAGAGGctgttgatttatgaatttgtTCCCAATAATACCCTTGAATTCCATCTCCATG GAAAGGGACGTCCCACCATGGATTGGCCCACAAGGCTGCGCATAGCTCTGGGATCTGCCAGAGGGCTTGCTTACCTTCATGAAGATT GCCATCCCCGCATTATCCACCGTGACATCAAAGCTGCCAATATTCTCCTTGACTATAATTTCGAAGCCAAG GTAGCTGATTTTGGATTGGCAAAGCTATCCACAGACACCAACACTCATGTTTCAACCAGAGTCATGGGAACATTTGG GTACTTGGCGCCAGAGTACGCAGCGAGCGGAAAGCTAACTGAGAAATCTGATGTTTTCTCCTTTGGTGTTATGTTGCTGGAAATGATAACTGGAAAACGCCCTGTCGATCCCACCGATGATGATATGGATGACTGCTTGGTGGAATGG GCTCGACCGCTTCTTTTGCGTGCGATGGAAGATGGAAACTATTCGGGAGTCGTGGATCCACGCTTGGAGAACAATTACGACACCCACGAGATGGGATGCATGATAGGATGTGCTTCTGCAGCCATTAGGCACTCTGCCAGGAGGCGTCCTAAAATGAGCCAG ATTGTGCGTGCATTGGAGGGCGATGTTTCATTGGACGATTTACACGAAGGGGTGAAACCCGGTCATAGCGCGTTCTTTGGCTCGAATGGCAGTGGTGACTTTGATGCAAATGGATATAATGCAGAGATGAGGAAGCTTAGGAATGCTGGAATTTCAAGCCAGGAATTCACGAGCAGCGAGTATGGGCGCTCCGGTGAGCAAACCCGTTTTTCTCCGAGCATGAACTCGAAAGAAATGAGCCTGAATGGGGGCCAGAGGCACATCATTTGA